In Anaerolineae bacterium, the genomic stretch GAGGTGGTGACCGGCCTGTTCGAGCACCACACCGGCAAGCTGACCGCCGGCCGGCTGGACGAGCTGATCGGCCAGCTTGCGGCCGGCGACATTGACAACGAGGCGATCTTCCAGGACCATGGGCACGGCGCGCTCCTCCTGGATACCGCACCGTTGGAGCGGTTCTTGCTCTCCGTGACCGGGCCGCGCCGCGCCGTACTGCGCGCCTCCCGGCACTGTCCGTATTTTGCCGTCCCGTACGGGGATATGATGGTGGCCGGCTGTTGGGGGCTGGTGCGCGCCATAGCCGGCCGCCTGCCGGCGCTGGCCGATGAGATCGAGGGCGCGCTGGCCCGCGGCCAGTAGCCGGCTTCCTCGTCAATCTTGTGATGCGCCGGCTTATGGGGGTGAATTCGAACGCCCTTGGCCCATTACGCTTGTGCTGGCCTTCCGCTTACAGTATAATGCGTTCGTACGTCCCGTCGTTGCCGTGTGTTACGTAGACCTGTCCAAGGAGGTGACGCGATGTTTCAGTTCCTATCGACTGCCGGCGTACTCATCATCCTGGCGATTTTGATACTGGCCTCGGCCATCCGCATCGTGCAGGAGTACGAACGCGGTGTGATCTTCCGGCTGGGCCGGCTGATCGGCGTCAAAGGCCCCGGCCTGTTCTTCATCATCCCCTTCATTGACCGCATGGTGAAGATGGACCTGCGCGTGGTCACGTTGGGTATCCCCGCCCAGGAAGCCATCACCCGTGACAACGTGACGGTGAAGGTCAACGCGGTGGCCTATTTCCGCGTGATTGACCCCGCCAAAGCCGTCACCCAGGTGGAGGATTACCGCCGGGCAACCTGGCAAATCTCCCAAACCAGCCTGCGCTCTGTGCTGGGCCAATCGGAGCTGGATGATCTGCTGGCCCACCGCGACGAGATCAACCAGCGCCTCCAGCGCATCATTGATGAACAGACCGAGCCCTGGGGCATCAAGGTCAGCATCGTCGAGGTAAAGGATGTGGAACTGCCGGATGCCCTGAAGCGCGCGATGGCGCGGCAGGCGGAAGCGGAGCGCGAGAAGCGCGCCAAGATCATCCATGCCGAAGGCGAGTTCCAGGCTGCTAG encodes the following:
- a CDS encoding slipin family protein; protein product: MFQFLSTAGVLIILAILILASAIRIVQEYERGVIFRLGRLIGVKGPGLFFIIPFIDRMVKMDLRVVTLGIPAQEAITRDNVTVKVNAVAYFRVIDPAKAVTQVEDYRRATWQISQTSLRSVLGQSELDDLLAHRDEINQRLQRIIDEQTEPWGIKVSIVEVKDVELPDALKRAMARQAEAEREKRAKIIHAEGEFQAARQLTEAAKTIATEPAALQLRYLQTLSEIALEKNSTIIFPLPLEMMRAFAKKFMVEE